One genomic region from Panthera tigris isolate Pti1 chromosome D1, P.tigris_Pti1_mat1.1, whole genome shotgun sequence encodes:
- the LOC102959147 gene encoding ubiquilin-3-like, protein MARAREEAGDSQLVSCREPSSRIIRVSVKTPQDCQEFMLAENSSVHHFKKQISKRLHYNTDQLVLIFTGKILRDQDILSQRGILDGTMVHLVVRTHLKGTPPGPGTLLGPTGHCVHRSGPSTSDSAGMLARLGRLARRSPDLADFLGQMAQLLMVFSEDPMVQGLANEKAANASHAPESSRPVQKSEPALKALETLQNPGRQQQLLQADKRGLEALKAVPGGDNAMHPVCSDIQQLMLFTLAPLLASKGHNPSSELYKEEANAHSSADTTTNIPTASAPARPFAQKVSAEEVTQARSVASNQANSGYGTGMPDVSLGQDLLFQGGQQPTGKTTLTGQLRPSPSALHRTLHVLQQNSALLHQLATGSPLRHHMPLLSILTNPRALQALIQIEKGLQILSKEVAGLGPYLWGQGRPHGTRQCPEARAGGQGQRADSIQPTLAVLQLLHTLDNACFQSTQSSLPSSPLTQGLYQRELEHLRAMGFTNRDANLQALMATGGDSHTAIDRMLGVPEAQVPPADAPSAPPHGEGGKGRGKGGERK, encoded by the coding sequence ATGGCCCGGGCTAGGGAAGAAGCAGGGGACAGCCAGCTGGTATCTTGTAGGGAGCCGTCATCACGCATCATCAGAGTGTCTGTCAAGACCCCACAGGACTGCCAGGAATTTATGCTGGCAGAAAATAGCAGTGTCCACCACTTTAAGAAACAGATCTCTAAACGCCTTCACTATAACACTGACCAGTTGGTGCTCATTTTCACTGGAAAGATCCTCCGGGATCAAGACATACTGAGCCAGCGTGGCATCCTTGATGGCACTATGGTCCACTTGGTGGTGAGGACCCATCTGAAGGGAACTCCGCCTGGTCCTGGAACTCTGCTAGGCCCCACTGGCCACTGTGTGCATCGCTCTGGACCGTCCACCTCGGACAGTGCTGGGATGCTGGCCAGGCTGGGCCGGCTGGCCCGGAGGTCCCCTGATCTGGCTGACTTTCTTGGCCAGATGGCTCAACTCTTAATGGTCTTCTCGGAAGACCCTATGGTCCAAGGCCTGGCAAATGAGAAAGCAGCCAATGCCAGCCATGCTCCTGAATCCTCAAGGCCAGTACAGAAATCTGAGCCAGCTCTTAAGGCTCTGGAAACCTTGCAGAACCCAGGCCGGCAACAGCAGCTCCTGCAGGCAGACAAGCGGGGGCTAGAGGCCTTGAAGGCAGTGCCAGGTGGTGACAATGCTATGCATCCAGTCTGCTCTGATATCCAGCAGCTCATGCTCTTCACTCTGGCCCCATTACTTGCCTCCAAAGGCCACAACCCAAGTTCAGAGCTTTATAAAGAGGAAGCCAATGCTCACAGCAGTGCTGACACTACTACCAACATCCCCACAGCCTCAGCACCTGCCAGGCCATTTGCACAAAAGGTCAGTGCAGAAGAGGTTACCCAGGCCAGGAGCGTGGCCTCAAATCAGGCCAATTCAGGATACGGGACTGGTATGCCAGATGTAAGTTTGGGCCAGGATCTTCTCTTTCAGGGTGGTCAGCAGCCCACAGGGAAAACCACTTTAACCGGTCAGCTTAGACCCTCACCCTCTGCCTTGCATAGAACCTTGCATGTCCTGCAGCAGAATTCAGCTCTTCTCCACCAGTTGGCAACTGGAAGCCCCCTGAGACATCACATGCCACTGCTCTCCATCCTGACCAATCCACGAGCACTGCAGGCATTGATACAGATAGAAAAGGGCCTGCAGATACTGTCCAAGGAGGTGGCTGGGCTGGGACCTTACTTATGGGGCCAGGGTAGGCCACACGGGACTAGACAGTGCCCTGAAGCtagggctggagggcagggccagagagCAGACTCCATACAACCCACCTTGGCTGTTCTTCAGCTTCTCCACACACTGGACAATGCCTGCTTCCAGTCCACTCAATCCTCACTACCCTCATCCCCCCTCACTCAAGGCCTCTACCAGCGAGAACTGGAACATCTGAGGGCCATGGGTTTTACTAATCGGGATGCCAATCTACAGGCCCTTATGGCCACAGGCGGAGATAGTCATACTGCCATTGACAGGATGCTGGGGGTACCGGAAGCCCAGGTGCCTCCAGCTGATGCCCCCAGCGCACCACCtcatggagagggagggaagggaagggggaagggaggggagaggaagtag
- the LOC102959429 gene encoding olfactory receptor 52D1, translating into MSASNFSEDSLPGTLILTGIPGLEWAHVWIAIPFCAMYLVALAGNAALILVIVTDSALHAPMYLFLCLLSLTDLALSSTTVPKMLSTLWLHAGEISFGGCLTQMFCVHSIYALESSVLLAMAFDRYVAICNPLRYTTILNHTVIGMISLVGLFRSVAIVSPFIFLLRRLPYCGHHVMAHTYCEHMGIARLACANITVNIVYGLTVALLAMGLDAILIAISYGFILHAVFRLPSQDARHKALSTCGSHLGVILVFYIPAFFSFLTHRFGQHRVPKNVHIFLANLYVLVPPVLNPIIYGARTKEIRSRLLRLLHLGKIST; encoded by the coding sequence ATGTCAGCTTCCAACTTCAGTGAGGATAGTCTCCCAGGCACACTCATCCTGACGGGCATCCCAGGGCTGGAGTGGGCCCACGTCTGGATCGCCATCCCCTTCTGTGCCATGTATCTGGTAGCGCTGGCTGGGAATGCTGCCCTCATCCTGGTCATTGTGACAGACAGCGCTCTTCATGCACCCATGTACCTCTTCCTGTGCCTTCTTTCGCTCACCGACCTGGCTCTCAGCTCCACCACGGTGCCTAAGATGCTGTCCACTTTATGGCTGCATGCTGGAGAGATTTCCTTTGGTGGATGCCTGACCCAAATGTTTTGTGTCCATTCTATCTATGCTCTGGAGTCCTCAGTTCTTCTCGCCATGGCCTTTGATCGCTATGTGGCAATCTGCAACCCACTGAGATACACAACCATTCTCAACCATACCGTCATAGGCATGATTAGCCTTGTTGGGCTATTCCGTAGTGTGGCCATTGTGTCCCCATTCATCTTCTTGTTGAGGCGACTGCCTTACTGTGGTCACCATGTCATGGCCCACACATACTGTGAGCACATGGGCATCGCTCGCCTGGCCTGTGCCAACATCACTGTCAATATTGTCTATGGGCTGACTGTGGCCCTGCTGGCCATGGGTCTGGATGCCATCCTCATTGCCATTTCCTACGGCTTTATCCTCCATGCTGTCTTCCGCCTTCCATCTCAAGATGCCAGGCACAAGGCTCTGAGTACCTGTGGCTCCCACCTGGGGGTCATCCTGGTCTTCTACATTCctgccttcttctccttcctcacccACCGCTTTGGCCAGCACCGAGTCCCCAAGAATGTGCACATTTTTCTGGCCAACCTGTACGTGCTGGTGCCTCCTGTGCTCAACCCGATCATCTATGGGGCTAGGACCAAGGAGATTCGGAGCCGACTTCTGAGGCTGCTTCACTTGGGGAAAATTTCAACATGA